One Caulobacter segnis genomic window carries:
- a CDS encoding Zn-dependent alcohol dehydrogenase, with amino-acid sequence MKAAVLREVGKPLEIETVAIGKPGPREVLIRTKAAGVCHSDLHFVEGSYTHPLPAVLGHESAGIVEAVGDEVRTVKVGDHVITCLNPYCGHCEVCLTGHMNLCISPETKRPKGAEPRLFKEDLNGGTGPMAQFLNLSSFAEMMLVHEHACVAIRKDMPFDRAALIGCSVMTGVGSVMHTSNVRPGETVAVIGCGGVGLATINGAAIAGAGRIIAIDRMPSKLALAKTFGATDVVDASAVDDVAKAVLELTGGGVHHSFEAIGLKATAEASFKMLRRGGTANVIGMIPVGTKIELHGVDFLGERRIQGSYMGSNRFPVDMPRLVDFYMNGKLKLDELISRRIKLEDVNSAFDELKRGELARSVIVFD; translated from the coding sequence ATGAAGGCCGCTGTTCTGCGCGAGGTGGGCAAGCCCCTCGAGATCGAGACCGTGGCCATCGGCAAGCCCGGCCCGCGCGAGGTGCTGATCCGCACCAAGGCCGCCGGCGTCTGCCATTCGGACCTGCACTTCGTCGAAGGCTCCTACACCCACCCCCTGCCCGCCGTGCTGGGCCACGAGAGCGCCGGGATCGTCGAGGCGGTCGGCGACGAGGTGCGGACGGTCAAGGTCGGCGACCATGTCATCACCTGCCTCAACCCCTATTGCGGCCACTGCGAGGTCTGCCTGACCGGCCACATGAACCTGTGCATCAGCCCGGAGACCAAGCGTCCGAAGGGCGCCGAGCCCCGGCTGTTCAAGGAGGACCTGAACGGCGGGACCGGGCCCATGGCCCAGTTCCTGAACCTGTCGTCCTTCGCCGAGATGATGCTGGTGCACGAGCACGCCTGCGTGGCGATCCGCAAGGACATGCCGTTCGACCGCGCCGCCCTGATCGGCTGCTCGGTGATGACCGGCGTGGGCTCGGTGATGCACACCTCCAACGTCCGGCCGGGCGAGACCGTGGCGGTGATCGGCTGCGGCGGCGTGGGCCTGGCCACGATCAACGGCGCGGCGATCGCCGGGGCCGGCCGGATCATCGCCATCGACCGCATGCCCTCCAAGCTTGCGCTGGCCAAGACGTTCGGGGCCACGGACGTGGTCGACGCCTCGGCGGTCGACGACGTGGCCAAGGCGGTGCTGGAGCTGACGGGCGGCGGCGTCCACCACAGCTTCGAGGCCATCGGCCTGAAGGCCACCGCCGAGGCCTCGTTCAAGATGCTGCGTCGGGGCGGCACGGCCAATGTCATCGGCATGATCCCGGTCGGCACCAAGATCGAGCTGCACGGCGTCGACTTCCTGGGCGAGCGCCGTATCCAGGGCAGCTACATGGGCTCCAACCGCTTCCCGGTCGACATGCCGCGGCTGGTCGACTTCTACATGAACGGCAAACTGAAGCTGGACGAGCTGATCTCGCGCCGGATCAAGCTGGAGGACGTCAACAGCGCGTTCGACGAGCTGAAGCGCGGGGAACTGGCGCGGTCGGTGATCGTCTTCGATTGA
- a CDS encoding metalloregulator ArsR/SmtB family transcription factor, with amino-acid sequence MSGVFKALGHPARRQIIAMLRDRPMLSGEIAAAFEMSWPTITGHLTALKDAGLVEAERDGTAIRYRLCISAIEEAVAVLLELMDSVPKAEPTGKLNHD; translated from the coding sequence ATGAGTGGCGTCTTCAAAGCGCTGGGCCATCCGGCCCGCCGGCAGATCATCGCGATGCTGCGCGACCGTCCGATGCTGTCGGGCGAGATCGCCGCCGCGTTCGAGATGAGCTGGCCGACGATCACCGGCCACCTGACCGCCCTGAAGGACGCGGGCCTGGTCGAGGCCGAGCGCGACGGGACCGCCATCCGCTACCGCCTGTGCATCTCGGCGATCGAGGAGGCGGTGGCGGTGCTGCTGGAGCTTATGGACTCGGTCCCGAAGGCCGAGCCGACGGGGAAACTCAACCATGACTGA